The Solanum dulcamara chromosome 2, daSolDulc1.2, whole genome shotgun sequence region CAGTTTTTACTTTACTAGCCAGGGTGTCGATGCCCTTTCTTGCATGCGGATGGTCTTGCTAATGCCCCCGGGTTACTCTTGCTAGCTAGACGGTGCCCCTAGAAGTTTATTGTTTGGTTGGGTGGCCCTCGGGTTTATTCTTTCTAACTGGGTAGGCGGCCCCTTTATAGGGTGCttgtggttaaagattttggaTAGTTATAGATGATACTACGAGTtgttactacaaacttgcatttgTACGCATCTCCTATTACCACtataattatttgttatttggcACCCCAGATTTTATGGAGGCCGGGAGTTGTGTTTATTAGTTGTACCTTTTGGGAGTATAAGCGTCCCGTTggttattgtttgattataaTTGTGTTTACCTTGTGTTGCATGTGTAGTTAGTTAATCATGTGGCTTATTCTGGACTTGTTTTTTATACTCCCTATTAGGTTGATTTGGATTAGTCTTTAGGTTGTTATGTGGTTAATGGTGATCGTCAGCAATCTGTCGTTGTTTAATGGACTCCTGTAGTACTTCTTGTTGGACTTGCGCTTTCAGGTACGTTCTTTGACTCGGTTTCCTTACTCCATACATTCTATTATTTTGCTCTTATTTCTTGTTCTATAAATGTTATATCTCTTGTGTGGTGACTTGTGTTGTACCTCGTTTACATATTGTTTATAATTGCTTTATATGTAGAGCGTAGGCAGATTATgtctactgagtaccattcgtttgatacttatactacacttttgCTTCTTGCAGATCATATTATGGGTTATCGCCCGTTGACTTGAATTTTGTGCAGAGAAACTTGTATTCGGAGATTTGATGAGCTCCTGATGTCCGAAGTTGCTGATTTTCATCTACTTTGGGCATGGACTAATCTTTACTTTGTTGTCGAAGACAGTCTTTACTTATATTTGTTGGTGTAACAGTcttgtactcttattttgattagatGCTCGAATGCTGACTGATGTCAGGTCTTGAGGATGTTTTCTTGTATTTACTTCTATTGATACACCTCTCTTCTCATTGTCTTAAGTCTCTGGCTTCTTATTATTTGTCTTCCTCTTGATAGTCCGTTGCGTCTGCTCCGGACTAAGAATtaggcttacctattggtggttgtagtaggtgtcatcatgctCGAGAAATCGGGCCGTGACaccttaagaaaaatatttaaagattaaaattaaatcttacttttgaatattattcTCTTGATTATTCCTATATTGTTCGTTTAATTAAAAAATGTAAAGTAGTTAACAGCATTATTAAAAGAAAGGgtcaatatgaaaaaaaaagtctCAATAATCctcttgaatttttaaaaattcacttaCAGTAGAACCTCTCTAAATTAATACTCGATATATTAATAAACTctttaagataatatttttcttcaatttcgaCTTGGgtcaatgaaaaaaatcatcaatttcaacaagataataagataatatatttttgaaagacccctatataaatatatggtcccattaatattataaattattatttttaaaaattacaaaaacatcTAAGATGAATTAGTGAACTatgattttagtttttttttttatatttttgttaaaatttaatCTAGTTGAAGCTCATCTTCTAACTttttttattgtattaaaaattttCGGTGTTGTTTTCTCGAACTACATCAAAAGATTGTGAAGAATTCTAGACAcgataagtatttttttatgcGTTTCAAAGGTATTCTATCGccttcaacttcatcatcaaCATTGATTATTCTCTCACCAtcatatattaaatatttttagtatagatacaatgaataatatttgattattaAGATACAATAAACATTACAATGCTTTATTAATTACCATAAATAAGCAATGAACATTACAATGAatcatttaataattttttatttacaaTGAATCATACATCATACACTGTACTTTAggtataataaatttattttttatattaattcaataaatatgatacataagttaGTAAGATAtaatgattttgatgtaatcaaAACTAACCTTTATTGATCTcgaaaatactttttaaattaattaatattaattttgattgaataatacctctacaaaatgataatattttatGATCTCGACAATATTGATTTACAAAGGTTCTActgtattttgaattataaaaaaaatctcaactaTTTACTCAACATGGACAAAAAAAGTAATAAACATTCAAAAGAAAGTTTATAAATACACTATGTTGTGGATGTCCATTATACACTTTTCTTGATAAGCTTGAAACTAAGTAGCTCAAACCGACAACTTGATAGCAACTTTATAAAATGCCCTGCAAATAAACACCTTGCTAGTTGATCAAACATATTTCTTGGTAATAGCTTTTGAAAAGTCTTACAACAATTTTCTGAAAAGTCATGCACAATTTCTTTTcctaaagaataaaaaaaaaatttaatttatttgtacCTTAATTTAAATAGAATTAAATTATTTCTCTTCCCAAAACTTTGACTATATCTCCTACTCTCTCTCCGTCTCgatttatttatcaaattttaaccTTACAcacttattataaaaataatgattaGTATAATGAATTTGTCATTTTATCcatattaattgatagagtccCAAATTTGGGCGGAGCCACTTTGAGTTCAGGGGGTTCAACCCCTTCGGccaaaaattatatcatatatacatagttaaaatatttttttatgtacatataATAGATATTGAACCTCCTTAGATTAGTTTGTGTGTCTActcttcagattttgaacccacTTAATGAAAATTCTGGATGTGCCACTGGTCCCAAACATATTCAttcactatatttttcaaagacattaactcaatgttactttctttatcccatattagatatacatttttcattttacatgataattaaaaaattattaatagatTGATCAACTTTATTATTTTGCCCATTGTTCATATCAATGCACataaaaataagttagaaacaAATATAGATACAGTATATGAATAACTAGTATTGAAAATTATTCATATTTAAAGGACCATATTAATTGTTGGGgtaaaatgaatttttttttaattaattctattcTAATTTAATAAGTGATCAATAATatgagataattatttttggtaAGATGTACATCTAATATAAGATGAAAGGAGTAATAAATTGATGGCATAATTGGAAAGCAAAAACTGttatttcttgatttgtcaaaaaatgataaataaaaataaaaattaaattaaaaaatatttgacaaataaatCGAGAGGAAGGAAGTATAATCTTAGTAAGTATTTAAAAACTAAGTTTCATCTATatcttcattaaaaataaaagttgctTAGATATCATCGACTAAGAGAGAGAGTTTACCCTTTAATTGTCATCATTTTACGAGTTGCAagtcttttctctttttcttcacaaattcttgaaaaatgttcttttctttttctttttcaataaaAGGTACTGTTTCAGTTCAAAAATTtggatagaaaaagaaaaaataattttctccaTTTCCCCCTCTCCCTTCTCCCTGTAGAGGGAAGAAGGTGGGTATTACAAGAATTTCCCAAAAATTCTCTGTTTTTTGGTAgcatttttgtttgttttgattgtgcattttttcattttgaatttggtAATCAATGACAGGGTGGTTGAAAAGAGTTGATGGGTCAAGTTTAACGAGCTTCAGAAAACCCGAAAACCCAAAAAATGTTGTGAAGAATGAAGTAGATTATGATGATGCGAAGCTGTTGTTCATAGAAGTTCTTACTATATTCTTCAAAGAAGTTTTTGGGAGTTTGTGTTATAGGCCATTACCTCCAATGTTGGGTGATGGGAAATCAGTTGATTTGTTCAAGCTTTACTTGGTTGTGAGGAAAAATGGGGGGTATCAAAGAGTTTCTGAAAATGGGTTATGGGGTTTAGTGGGTAAGGATTGTGGGTTCGATTTGAGTTATGGGTTGGCTGTGAAATTGGTTTATGTTAAGTATTTGGATGCATTGGAGAAATGGATGTTGAGACTTAAGAACATTGATAGTAGTAGTATAAAGAGTGAGGTGAGAAAATGTGATTTGGGTTCATGTGGGGATGGAGTTCCTATGGATGTTGAGTTGGATCTGAAGGagattttaatgaaaatttcaGATGAAAAAGCTAAAGATGGTGAAAATGCAAATTGTAAGTTGAGGAAGAAAGGTTTTGATACCACAGATGGTAATGAGGCTCGGGATTTTGATGGGTTGAATGAAAGTGCTGAGAAATTTGATGGTCAAAGTAATTTAGACAGCAATGCGATTACTGTAAAGGATATTGATGAAACAAGTGAGGAAGAGCATTTGAAGTTTGTCAATGGAAGGGAAAGTGTTAGTGTTCTGCATGGAACAGATGACTCGTTAACGAAGTCCAGTGTGGTTGAGGAAGATTGCATTAGTAGGAAGAGGAAGCGAGAATCTTACCTGGATTTGGTGAAGTGGGTTAGTGAAGTTGCGAAAAATCCTTGTGATCTTGCCATTGGTACTTTGCCAGAAAGGTCTAAGTGGAAGGATTATGGGACTGAAGTGATTTGGAAGCAGGTTTTGCTGCTGCGAGATGAAATGCTTTTGAAAAGGGATGTGGATCCATGTGCTCAATACTCAATATGGCAGGTACTTCAGTTTCAACTCATTGATCATTTTGATGCACATATGTGTGTGGTGGTGGTGGTTTGATGGATTTTGTGTGACattttcatccatatctttCAACTGTAACACATATGCTTTGAATTTGTTCTAGAAGATCAAAGATTGGTCTTTTAACTTTTGTTAAGTTCCACATTGGTTGAGGGTATGAGTTTGTACTCTCCTCATGTAGTCTTGGGCAATGCTCtcctcatgagctagcttttgggatTGAGTTAGGCTCAATGGCCATAGCTTCACATGGTATCTAAGCCAGACCTATTGAGCCAGTCCCTGTAATTTAGACTTCATTTGAATCCTAAGTGTGTGAGGGAATGTCCCATATTGGTTGAGGGAATGAGTTGTGGTCTCCTTGTATGGTCCTGCACAATTCTTCCTTCATGAACTAGGTatgaatgtgtattgatgctTTATTACACTGCCTTTTATGAGACTTCTCACAGACCTTAcatattgaaattttatatCATTGGTATTCTTTTGGGTTGAGTTAGATCTAAGGGCCATATCTTCACCCAATATGTCAAATTACGTTGctattattttcttgatagTTAATTATGAAGTTGACCAAGAAAGGCACAATTAAAGTTGCATTCGGAGGCATTATGAGTGCAATGTGCAGGTTCTATATGTAGGTCAATAGGGGCAGCTGTTTCATTGTGTTTATAGTAGGATGAAATCCTCTAATGAGGCTATAACAAAGTGTATTTCATAAGTTGATGAGATAACACATTTCTTGGAAAGCCATGACAGGTCAAAATAATGTTAAGGATAGGAGCCATGGTATTCTGTCAAATGGAGTAATAATTTGGCATAGAGATATGTTACAACTTCGACTCTTCCTAATTGTGGTAGGTTGTTAAATAGACATGCTAAAGAGAAGAAAACGCAGGACATATGTGCTTCAACTTGGGTAAAGATGGTCTAGACATAATTGCTGAAGGGTGAAAGTATGAAAATTTGAGAGGCTACCAACATCCGATTGTTAgatataataatgaaaatttgagAGGCTACCAACATCCGATTGTTAGATACAATAATGAAAATTTGAGAGGCTACCAACATTCGATTGttagatacaacaacaacaacatacccaatgtagtCCCATACAGTGGAGTCGGGGGTAAGTAGTGTGTACGACAGATCTTACCTTTACCTCAGAGGTGatgtagagaggttgtttccaatagacccCCGGCTCAGGACAAAGACAATCTATGAAAAGACATAATGAAAGTACAATAGAAACAATAGATAGTAACATACAGTACTATAACAAAATACTACTATAAACAAACTGCACAAAATAATAGATAGTCACAAAAATCGAAGAACAAGAAACTACAAGAGTAATCCTACTACTACTAGTAAGGGCACAAGACTCCTACCTACTAGTAGTGACACACTCCTACATACTAACTTTCTACCCTAATTCGTGTCATCCACAccttcctatctaaggtcatgtccttggtaagTTACAACTGCGTCAtctcctgtctaatcacctctacCCAATATTTTTTTGGTCTGCCTCTACCTCTCTTGAGTCCATCCatgaccaacctctcacacctccgctcTGGAGCATCCATGCATCTCCTCGTCATATGCTCGAACCATCTCAACCTCGCTTCCTGCATGTTATCCTCCGAAGTCACCTtcaccttgtctcggatatccTCATTTTTAATTCTATCTCAAGTGGTATACCCACACACCCATTGCAACATCCTCATCTCTGCcactactttcatcttttgactATGAGAGTTCTTGACTGGTCAACACTCTGCGCCATACAACCTCCGATTGTTAGATCTTTGTAGAAAATGTCAAAGATTATTCATTGTCCCAGCAGGAAATGAAATAGGAGTTTGATGAATCATAGGAAGTAATATTTATTCAGATGGGCTACTAAAACTGGGTTATTATTAGCTTTAACTATTAATATAGACTAGAGAAAACTCCTAGTGACTCACATATGAAGCATACTTGTCTTGGTCTCTTGTAATTTTAATTATCGCCATTAATCTTATTTGGGTTTATGCCATTTTTATGTGGTATTACTTTATCCCATTAAGACATGATAAGAAATGCAACACTTTTTTTTTGAACATTAACATGATAAGAAATGCAACATTTCAAGCTTAGAAATGcaaattgaatgaaaaatggGTTATTTACCTTCAAGGTGACCTTGCAAATACGCAATCAATAGTTGGAAACCCTAGCCACACCAAGTCCCAAGTTTATTAGGAGGAATTTAAGGATTTTCAACTGAAAGCTTATGATTATGTTGTCAGCATGAGACTGGTATGTAACTGCTAATTATACTCTTACATAAcataaaatgttttttttttgactgACCACAAAGTATAAGATTCTATTTTACTTGTATTATATGGGTATTAGTGAGAGAAAATTGTATAGAGTGTTCATAGTGGAATGGTTTCTGACATTTTTGAAttattcaaaatgaaaagagtGTCACTTCTATTTCTGATAAAGTTGTTGTAAACATTATGAAGTGCTCTGGAAAGCCAAAAAAGGTATTaattttctctccaaatttacTCTAGTGTAATAAATGATGATATATGAACAAATTAAAAGGTCTTCACTTCTTAATTAATATTGAAAAGAGATAAAAGGTAGTTTAGTCCAATAGCCTCTTAATTAATGTTGCTAACAGGTGGTTTCTTAATGGGTGTGCCGAATTCTCTAAAATCACATATTATGGATTGGAGGGAGTAGTATATATGATATACTTGCCATTTTTCATATAGGTACAGATTGATGAGTTTCTTCATCGGTCATACTTAATTAGGTAGTGATAGCTATATATTTGAAGAAAAGTTAAATGGTGTAACTATGAAACCTGCCAATTGGATAAACGCCTGAGTTTAAATAGAGAGCACCAAAGTAAAATGATTTTGGCATCTATTGAATGAACTGGGAATCATATTCTACCTACTGTTATATACCTCTGAATTTgacaaattattattattgtaattttCACAATTGTGGGATCTGAGCTAGCTTGCACGCACTTTGACTAATTTCACAGGGTATCTTCGACCTCCCGCCATTTttcaacccacttcattgatCACTATACCAcacattattattgttattatcatcatcatcatttctCCCGATTGACAGGGTGAAATGGACTGTAAGTTTTGCACTGAGGGGAAGAGAAATGGAAGATTTAAGTCAATTTTCCAAATAGTATTGTATCATTCGGTTGGAATTGGTGGCTGAATTAGTAGAATTTGAAGAGAGTACAGTTGAAAGGCTTTCTCGTATAGTAAATAATAATTGGTGGCTGGAATTGGTGTTCTTGATAATGAAATACTGAATAATAGGATCTGCACTTGCATGCCTCTTAGATCACGTTTAATTGTATAACTTTATTAGCAACCGAGATAGCATCCCttggtttatgagcatttttatTACTGAATGTAAAACTTCCCCAATCGCACAGAGTTGCAGTAAGAGCGTTGTATCATTTGCCCTTTAGCTTCTATTTTTATCCTAGCATTTAGGCTTATCTAGCAGATCATGTTTATGTGACCATCCAAAATTTATGTAAGATCACAAATTGGTCCATGATTGGCTTAATTTAGAATTTGTTTTGCCTTTTAGATAAAACAGAAGATGCATCCATCTATGTATGATGAAAGTTCTGGTTCTGGAAGATTAAGATGCAGCCAGCGAGTCTTATCTGCAAAAGATCATCTTAAAAAGAGGCATGCACTGCAGTTTTCTGTGTCACCTTCAAGTTCTCATAATGAAGAGGATCAGCTCGATGGACCAACCGACTCTTCTGCAGAGTCGGCAATTGTTTTTTGGTGGAAGCAG contains the following coding sequences:
- the LOC129880655 gene encoding AT-rich interactive domain-containing protein 1-like isoform X2 yields the protein MFFSFSFSIKGWLKRVDGSSLTSFRKPENPKNVVKNEVDYDDAKLLFIEVLTIFFKEVFGSLCYRPLPPMLGDGKSVDLFKLYLVVRKNGGYQRVSENGLWGLVGKDCGFDLSYGLAVKLVYVKYLDALEKWMLRLKNIDSSSIKSEVRKCDLGSCGDGVPMDVELDLKEILMKISDEKAKDGENANCKLRKKGFDTTDGNEARDFDGLNESAEKFDGQSNLDSNAITVKDIDETSEEEHLKFVNGRESVSVLHGTDDSLTKSSVVEEDCISRKRKRESYLDLVKWVSEVAKNPCDLAIGTLPERSKWKDYGTEVIWKQVLLLRDEMLLKRDVDPCAQYSIWQKMHPSMYDESSGSGRLRCSQRVLSAKDHLKKRHALQFSVSPSSSHNEEDQLDGPTDSSAESAIVFWWKQRRKRIPVGPQFQADIPEWIEEIYESDSKWLGTGIWPLDKRGKKRTLIDRGPIGKGRQDICGCKSRGSYDCVKFHLSEKRRKLKIDLGSAYCQWKFDSMGEEVALSWSREEERKFQDIVKSNPLSEEKSFWNEIFKFFPNKSRESLVSYYFNVFLLRRRGNQNRTNASNVDSDDDESEYGPRFDCFGRDAKLSIFRSPRKSTSGSEVVHES
- the LOC129880655 gene encoding AT-rich interactive domain-containing protein 1-like isoform X1 — its product is MFFSFSFSIKGWLKRVDGSSLTSFRKPENPKNVVKNEVDYDDAKLLFIEVLTIFFKEVFGSLCYRPLPPMLGDGKSVDLFKLYLVVRKNGGYQRVSENGLWGLVGKDCGFDLSYGLAVKLVYVKYLDALEKWMLRLKNIDSSSIKSEVRKCDLGSCGDGVPMDVELDLKEILMKISDEKAKDGENANCKLRKKGFDTTDGNEARDFDGLNESAEKFDGQSNLDSNAITVKDIDETSEEEHLKFVNGRESVSVLHGTDDSLTKSSVVEEDCISRKRKRESYLDLVKWVSEVAKNPCDLAIGTLPERSKWKDYGTEVIWKQVLLLRDEMLLKRDVDPCAQYSIWQIKQKMHPSMYDESSGSGRLRCSQRVLSAKDHLKKRHALQFSVSPSSSHNEEDQLDGPTDSSAESAIVFWWKQRRKRIPVGPQFQADIPEWIEEIYESDSKWLGTGIWPLDKRGKKRTLIDRGPIGKGRQDICGCKSRGSYDCVKFHLSEKRRKLKIDLGSAYCQWKFDSMGEEVALSWSREEERKFQDIVKSNPLSEEKSFWNEIFKFFPNKSRESLVSYYFNVFLLRRRGNQNRTNASNVDSDDDESEYGPRFDCFGRDAKLSIFRSPRKSTSGSEVVHES